ACTAGCATGTCGGTTAAAAAATCTTTAACCGCTTATCTTAACGCTTATTTGGATCAACGCCCCCATATTAAGGGCATGGGGATTGCAGGTGCTCCTTTTGAATGCGAAGGGTTTTTTAAAATCGCATGCGTTTCTAAGGAGCTTCGTTTTTTAGATCCTCAAAACTCCCCTATTATGGATTTTAAAGATTTAAATATCAAGCTCCATTCTTTAGATAAAAGCTCTCTTACCCTTTCTGTCCATTCTCAAATCCAATCCCCTATTTTAGAACAAGATATTCAGCAAAAAATCCATCAAATCCCCTTAAAAAACTTGAATGCCTTATTGGAAAAATTCAAACCCACGCGCTTGAATTGCTCTTTAACATTCAACGCTTTAGATGAAAAAACCTTAAACGACAACTTAAAATGCGATTTGACTAATGCGGAAAATATCCTTGCTTACACTTTTTTTCAAGAGGGTTTAATGGAGGCGCAAGAAAATCTATCCCTTAAAAATATTTTTAAAACCTTGAGTTCTAAAGACGCTAAAGCCATAGAAGAGTTGCAAGATAAACTGTGTTTTTTAGCACCAAAGTTGAGCGTTTCTATCCAAGCGCGCCATTTTAAAAACGTTTTAGAGTCCTTTTATCAACAAAATAAAGAGAGTTTGGGCTTTTTTTCCCCTTATTTTAGCTTGCGTTCTCAAACCCCTATCGTCTCTTATGAAAGCGCGTTAGCTTCTTTAGAAAACTATTTTATGGCTTTGTTCCAGTCCCATTTTAAAGACGATACCGCGCTCCAACAGAATTTTAAAGGATTGTTGCAAGCCTTTGTTTCTATGGCTAAAGACAAACGATCTCAGATCGCTCTTAATGCCCAAGCTAAAGACAACACCAAGCTTACTTTTAACGCCTTGTTAGAAAGCCTAAGCGTGAATTTCTTTCAATCCTACAAAATAAGCCATGAGTGATTTCAAAGTCCCCCCCAAAGCCAAAGGGTTTAAACGCCTTTTTAAAGCCCTTTTTTATTCTAAAGACGGGCTTAAATGCGCATGGGCTGAAGAGAGCGCGTTCAGGCAAATTATTATCTTGGCTCTTTTTTGCATCGTTCTAGCGAGCTATCTAGCTAAAGATTTTTTAGAATGGGGGCTATTGATTGCGCCTTGTTTTTTATCGGTGGTGGTTGAACTCATCAATAGCTCCATTGAAAAGGCTGTGGATTTTACTGGCACCGAGTTCCACCCTTTAGCTAAAAAGGCTAAAGACATGGCCAGTGCAGCCCAACTGATAGGGCTTATTTTTTGGGCTTTTGTTTGGGGGCGTTATCTTTTAACGCTTTATTTTAATTAAATTTTAGGGAGACACATGCAAGATCATTTAGTCAATGAAACAAAAAATATTGTAGAAGTGGGGATTGATTCTTCTATTGAAGAGAGCTATTTGGCTTATTCCATGAGCGTGATCATAGGGCGCGCCTTACCGGACGCTAGAGACGGCTTAAAGCCTGTGCATAGGCGTATTTTGTATGCGATGCATGAATTAGGCCTTACTTCCAAAGTCGCTTATAAAAAAAGCGCTAGGATCGTGGGTGATGTGATTGGTAAATACCACCCCCATGGCGACACCGCAGTTTATGATGCGCTAGTGAGAATGGCACAAGATTTTTCCATGCGTTTGGAATTAGTGGATGGGCAGGGCAACTTTGGCTCTATTGATGGCGATAACGCCGCAGCGATGCGTTACACTGAAGCCAGAATGACTAAGGCGAGTGAAGAAATTTTAAGGGATATTGATAAGGACACCATTGATTTTGTGCCTAATTATGATGACACCTTAAAAGAGCCAGATATTCTACCAAGCCGTCTGCCTAACCTTTTAGTCAATGGGGCTAATGGGATCGCCGTAGGGATGGCGACTTCTATCCCCCCCCACAGAATTGATGAAATCATAGACGCTTTAGCGCATGTCTTAGAAAACCCTAACGCTGAATTAGATGAAATCTTAGAATTTGTCAAAGGGCCTGATTTTCCCACTGGTGGGATCATTTATGGCAAGGCGGGTATTGTTGAAGCCTATAAAACGGGGCGAGGGCGCGTGAAAGTGCGGGCCAAAGTGCATGTGGAAAAGACAAAAAATAAAGAAATCATCGTTTTAGATGAAATGCCTTTTCAAACCAATAAAGCCAAATTAGTGGAACAAATCAGCGATTTAGCACGAGAAAAGCAAATTGAAGGCATTAGCGAAGTGCGCGATGAGAGCGATAGAGAGGGCATTAGAGTGGTGATTGAATTAAAAAGAGACGCGATGAGCGAAATTGTCTTAAACCACCTTTACAAACTCACCACCATGGAAACCACTTTTAGCATCATTCTACTCGCTATTTATAATAAAGAGCCTAAGATTTTCACGCTTTTAGAGTTGTTGCGCCTTTTCTTAAACCACAGAAAAACCATTATTATAAGACGCACGATTTTTGAATTGGAAAAGGCTAAGGCTAGAGCGCATATTTTAGAGGGCTATTTGATCGCATTAGATAATATTGATGAAATCGTGCGACTCATTAAAACAAGCCCAAGCCCAGAAGCGGCTAAAAACGCCTTAATGGAGCGTTTTACTTTGAGCGAAATCCAAAGCAAAGCCATTTTAGAAATGCGTTTGCAACGCTTAACAGGCCTTGAAAGGGATAAGATCAAAGAAGAATACCAAAACTTATTAGAGCTTATTGATGATCTCAATGGCATTTTAAAGAGCGAAGAACGCTTGAATGAGATCGTCAAAACAGAGCTTTTAGAAGTCAAAGAGCAATTTTCTTCTCCAAGGCGCACTGAAATTCAAGAATCTTACGAAAGTATTGACACAGAAGATTTGATCGCTAATGAGCCTATGGTGGTGAGCATGAGCCATAAAGGCTATGTGAAAAGAGTGGATTTAAAAGTTTATGAAAAGCAAAATCGTGGCGGTAAGGGCAAGCTTTCAGGAAGCACTTATGAAGACGATTTCATTGAAAACTTTTTTGTGGCTAACACGCATGATATTTTGCTCTTTATCACCAATAAGGGGCAATTGTATCATTTGAAAGTCTATAAAATCCCAGAAGCAAGCCGGATCGCTATGGGTAAAGCGATTGTGAATTTAATCTCACTCGCTCCGGATGAAAAAATCATGGCAACCCTAAGCACCAAAGACTTTAGCGATGAACGCTCTTTAGCCTTCTTTACAAAAAATGGCGTGGTGAAGCGCACCAATTTGAGCGAATTTGAAAGCAACAGGAGTTGTGGTATCAGAGCGATTGTTTTAGATGAAGGCGATGAA
This DNA window, taken from Helicobacter pylori, encodes the following:
- a CDS encoding diacylglycerol kinase — protein: MSDFKVPPKAKGFKRLFKALFYSKDGLKCAWAEESAFRQIIILALFCIVLASYLAKDFLEWGLLIAPCFLSVVVELINSSIEKAVDFTGTEFHPLAKKAKDMASAAQLIGLIFWAFVWGRYLLTLYFN
- the gyrA gene encoding DNA topoisomerase (ATP-hydrolyzing) subunit A, with protein sequence MQDHLVNETKNIVEVGIDSSIEESYLAYSMSVIIGRALPDARDGLKPVHRRILYAMHELGLTSKVAYKKSARIVGDVIGKYHPHGDTAVYDALVRMAQDFSMRLELVDGQGNFGSIDGDNAAAMRYTEARMTKASEEILRDIDKDTIDFVPNYDDTLKEPDILPSRLPNLLVNGANGIAVGMATSIPPHRIDEIIDALAHVLENPNAELDEILEFVKGPDFPTGGIIYGKAGIVEAYKTGRGRVKVRAKVHVEKTKNKEIIVLDEMPFQTNKAKLVEQISDLAREKQIEGISEVRDESDREGIRVVIELKRDAMSEIVLNHLYKLTTMETTFSIILLAIYNKEPKIFTLLELLRLFLNHRKTIIIRRTIFELEKAKARAHILEGYLIALDNIDEIVRLIKTSPSPEAAKNALMERFTLSEIQSKAILEMRLQRLTGLERDKIKEEYQNLLELIDDLNGILKSEERLNEIVKTELLEVKEQFSSPRRTEIQESYESIDTEDLIANEPMVVSMSHKGYVKRVDLKVYEKQNRGGKGKLSGSTYEDDFIENFFVANTHDILLFITNKGQLYHLKVYKIPEASRIAMGKAIVNLISLAPDEKIMATLSTKDFSDERSLAFFTKNGVVKRTNLSEFESNRSCGIRAIVLDEGDELVSAKVVDNNAKHLLIASHLGIFIKFPLEEVREIGRTTRGVIGIKLNENDFVVGAVVISDDGNKLLSVSENGLGKQTLAEAYREQSRGGKGVIGMKITQKTGNLVGVISVDDENLDLMILTASAKMIRVSIKDIRETGRNASGVKLINTADKVMYVNSCPKEEEPENLETSSVQNLFE